From Pseudoxanthomonas sp. YR558, the proteins below share one genomic window:
- a CDS encoding LapA family protein, translated as MNTFRLVVALLFLAYGLIIGVLNTQPITLKLVFSEFQTSSGVGIMLSLLLGVVIGGLIVVATVVWPLYAKLRKANRAAVPGVAVPASPDKGV; from the coding sequence ATGAATACCTTCCGCCTGGTCGTCGCGCTGTTGTTCCTGGCCTACGGACTCATCATCGGCGTACTCAATACCCAGCCGATCACCCTCAAGCTGGTCTTCAGCGAATTCCAGACCTCATCGGGCGTCGGGATCATGCTGTCACTCCTCCTGGGTGTCGTCATCGGCGGCCTGATCGTGGTCGCCACCGTGGTGTGGCCCCTTTACGCAAAGCTTCGCAAGGCGAACAGGGCCGCCGTGCCCGGCGTTGCGGTGCCGGCCTCCCCGGACAAGGGTGTTTGA
- a CDS encoding integration host factor subunit beta: protein MTKSELIEILSRRQPHLKAEDVDLAVKSLLEMMGGALSQGDRIEIRGFGSFSLHYRPPRMGRNPKTGESVALPAKHVPHFKPGKELRERVSDVTPIEEAGE from the coding sequence ATGACCAAGTCCGAACTCATCGAAATCCTGAGCCGTCGCCAGCCCCACCTCAAGGCCGAGGACGTCGACCTTGCCGTGAAGTCCTTGCTGGAAATGATGGGCGGTGCCTTGTCCCAGGGCGACCGGATCGAGATCCGCGGTTTCGGCAGCTTTTCTCTGCACTATCGTCCGCCCCGCATGGGCCGCAATCCCAAGACCGGCGAATCCGTTGCATTGCCGGCAAAACATGTGCCCCACTTCAAGCCCGGCAAGGAGCTGCGCGAGCGCGTCAGCGACGTCACGCCGATTGAGGAAGCCGGCGAGTAA